The Pseudomonadota bacterium nucleotide sequence CAGCACCATTCCGGGCGAGGGGAGCACGACAAGCTCCAGGGGGCGGCCCCAGGCATCGCGTGCGCTCGCCAGCTGGCGGCGTACGGACTCGAGCACGTCGCGATTCGGCTCCTCGGACCCGAAGGGTTCCATGCAGGCGACCACCCCATGGGCAACGAAACGTGCCAGGGTGTCCACGTGCCCGTCGGTGTGGTCGTTTGCGAGCGCGCCGCTCAGCCACAGCACCTTGGACACCCCCAGAGCCCGGGCGAGGCGGCGCTCGACCCGCTGCGGATCGGGCCCATGGCAGCGGTTCGGATTAAGCAGGCAATCGCGTGTCGTGAGGCAGGTTCCTTGGCCGTCCACCTCGACCGCTCCGCCCTCCAGCACCCAGTCAAAGCGGCTAGCCTCACTCCCTTGCGAGGTCGCGATCGCCTCGGCAACCGTGTCGTCGTGCGCATACACGTACTTGCCACCCCAGCCGTTGAAACGGAAGCACGCCGCCCTGACCTCGCCTTGCTGTTTCGCGCTAGGTCGCGTGCTCGCTTCGCTTCGCTGTTTCGTGGGAGCATCGCACACGAACAGCGGCCCCGTATCCCTGAGCCAGATGTCTCCGAACGGGACGCGGTACAGGGTGGCGCCCAGCCCCTCGAGCGCCTCTGCGGCGAGCCGCGCCTGGGTGTGGTCGGCTACCAGGACGCGGAGTCTTTCCGCGCCG carries:
- a CDS encoding agmatine deiminase family protein, coding for MDRDGARLPAEWEAHEGCWLAWPSHAELWEPDLSRVRGEFTALCRAIAGPQLGAGAETHGAERLRVLVADHTQARLAAEALEGLGATLYRVPFGDIWLRDTGPLFVCDAPTKQRSEASTRPSAKQQGEVRAACFRFNGWGGKYVYAHDDTVAEAIATSQGSEASRFDWVLEGGAVEVDGQGTCLTTRDCLLNPNRCHGPDPQRVERRLARALGVSKVLWLSGALANDHTDGHVDTLARFVAHGVVACMEPFGSEEPNRDVLESVRRQLASARDAWGRPLELVVLPSPGMVL